In the Podospora pseudocomata strain CBS 415.72m chromosome 5, whole genome shotgun sequence genome, one interval contains:
- a CDS encoding hypothetical protein (COG:Z; EggNog:ENOG5039V82), which translates to MPLEFTSIPGQGEHPGHPSSTPPIPTTGSPPFQVDTPTPAARYPVTMGTPVGTDLLALAPTSPSLPLPSPTTPLGSFPATIAAPLVGSPAGPPGGHPHDILGMLQKEQTALEKRFVEGKNAWGYASAPYTDIVRYGEVLANLATATATNAPVAPAVPVVSPALSSVSAASLNREKARLAEIEKILRQREKRLLQAEVEAKASLDSLTRAIEEKKHQLADLELREAELLQREAVAVERETALNEREDALTAGEDALDKEKEDLEVREKAAAAILEQQKIVETQKVTLRLWREDLDDENKALEARKKELEEEEKNLAEKKRALEEKERRPLEETELGKKEEGLRMREKALKEKEKALKEKEEELKKRNRNFVAVNTSLVKKDMENAAKEKEIERRLAEMAEREAEMAKREAALDPQSAYHSLPSGGQTIPQFVADMDQRVVIGYDLGWQAALPIGVEQGRRAAAAQITTMHIQHQETVLARIRNMLACFGAERMALDVRREFKTLQLVIKSNIDVERIHADSIEMTADERLDASIPKPGNKVWEFIRAMKIECGCPVYYYFPAHPKSGPQPTAGIVRPAPQGETPQSLGVAPVTIVGNTYNLPPDARVVFTAPAGPDPALLAGPIPSLEVTAPGGVSRTITGTPGPNERRRVRSGTPSPRADTKRARSGSPPPASAPAPKRTRGRLPKNKNVITVTTVTDPPPARPGQPTTSGLRPLAAAPAPAVTTATTVVGTTTAQEGFTSSAFAPVPAAAAPAPAPPTIGLEHDANDTESNEEQGQVVVQKNEEKKAGKTVHEQLGREDGRETNNEEQAPGNIDDENKNEDEDGMEMHLAAPVGSMERKN; encoded by the exons ATGCCTCTCGAGTTTACCTCGATCCCCGGCCAGGGGGAACATCCTGGCCACCCCTCgtccacccctcccatccccaccacgGGGAGTCCGCCCTTCCAGGTGGACACTCCGACCCCGGCCGCGAGGTACCCAGTTACCATGGGTACTCCCGTTGGCACcgaccttcttgccctcgcccccacctctccctctctccctctcccttctcccaccacccccctcggcaGCTTTCCTGCCACCATCGCCGCTCCTCTCGTCGGTTCGCCCGCTGGTCCTCCCGGAGGACATCCTCACGACATCCTGGGGATGCTCCAAAAGGAGCAGACAGCCCTGGAGAAGAGGtttgtggaggggaagaaCGCCTGGGGGTACGCTAGTGCCCCCTATACTGACATCGTTCGGTATGGTGAggtcctcgccaacctcgccaccgccaccgccaccaacgCCCCTGTCGCCCCGGCCGTCCCAGTCGTCTCTCCGGCCCTGTCTTCCGTCTCCGCCGCCTCTCTCAACAGAGAGAAGGCGAGGCTCGCCGAAATCGAGAAGATCCTCCGCCAGAGGGAGAAGCGGCTTCTCCAGGCCGAGGTTGAGGCGAAAGCCTCCCTCGATAGCCTCACCAGAGCTatcgaggagaagaagcaccaGCTCGCGGATCTCGAGCTCCGTGAGGCGGAACTCCTCCAGCGGgaggctgtggctgtggAGAGAGAAACCGCTCTCAATGAGCGGGAAGATGCCCTCACGGCTGGGGAGGACGCCCTcgacaaggaaaaggaggatttggaggtgagggagaaggctgccgctgctaTTCTTGAGCAGCAGAAGATTGTCGAGACCCAAAAGGTCACCCTCCGGCTTtggagggaggatttggacGACGAGAATAAGGCcctggaggcgaggaagaaagagctggaggaggaagagaagaacctggcggagaagaagagggccttggaggagaaggagagacgTCCCctggaggagacggagctggggaagaaggaagaggggttgaggatgagggagaaggcgttgaaagagaaggagaaggcgctgaaagagaaggaggaggagttgaagaagaggaacagGAATTTCGTCGCCGTCAACACCAGCCTCGTCAAGAAGGACATGGAGAACGCggcaaaagagaaagagatcGAAAGAAGACTGGCCGAGATGGCGGAACGAGAGGCCGAGATGGCGAAGAGAGAGGCTGCCCTCGACCCCCAGTCGGCATATCACAGCCTTCCCAGCGGCGGTCAGACCATCCCCCAGTTCGTCGCCGATATGGATCAGCGGGTGGTGATCGGATACGACCTCGGCTGGCAAGCCGCTCTCCCCATCGGGGTTGAGCAAGGTCGTcgagccgccgccgcccagaTAACAACGATGCATATCCAGCATCAAGAAACCGTTCTGGCCAGAATCCGGAATATGCTGGCCTGTTTTGGCGCAGAGAGGATGGCTTTGGACGTGAGAAGGGAGTTTAAGACGCTCCAGTTGGTTATCAAATCCAACATCGACGTCGAGCGTATCCACGCTGACAGCATCGAGATGACTGCGGACGAGAGACTCGATGCCAGCATCCCCAAGCCCGGCAACAAGGTCTGGGAGTTTATCAGGGCGATGAAGATCGAGTGTGGCTGCCCGGTCTATTACTACTTCCCCGCCCACCCCAAGTCCGGCCCCCAGCCCACGGCTGGAATTGTGAGGCCCGCCCCTCAGGGGGAAACTCCCCAGTCTTTGGGAGTGGCGCCGGTGACTATCGTGGGCAACACCtacaacctccctcccgaCGCCCGGGTCGTCTTCACCGCCCCCGCTGGACCCGACcctgccctcctcgccggaccaatcccctccctcgaGGTCACCGCACCCGGCGGCGTCAGCCGCACCATCACGGGGACGCCAGGTCCGAACGAGAGACGCCGCGTCCGTTCTGGGACTCCCTCCCCG AGGGCCGATACCAAGAGAGCCCGGTCTGGATCCCCCCCTCCGGCCTCGGCCCCAGCCCCGAAGAGAACCCGTGGTCGTCTCCCGAAGAACAAGAACGTGATCACCGTGACGACGGTGACGGACCCTCCTCCCGCGCGCCCTGGCCAGCCTACCACTAGTGGGCTGCGACctctggctgctgctcccgccCCGGCGGTTACGACGGCAACGACGGTGGTTGGTACAACCACAGCTCAGGAGGGATTTACCTCCTCAGCTTTTGCCCCCGTTCCCGCGGCTGcggctcccgctcccgctccacCGACTATAGGGCTTGAGCATGACGCTAATGATACCGAGTCTAATGAAGAGCAGggccaggtggtggtccagaAGaatgaggagaagaaggcaggTAAGACTGTACATGAACAGCTTGGAAGAGAAGATGGACGCGAGACTAACAATGAAGAACAGGCCCCCGGAAATATCGACGACGAGAACAAgaacgaggatgaggatggcatgGAGATGCACCTCGCTGCTCCGGTTGGATCGATGGAGCGCAAGAATTGA
- a CDS encoding hypothetical protein (EggNog:ENOG503P23G; COG:Q): protein MDTTMVTVMVVVDNFVRFISAMISSQPHQARVPSPGEAFVEMAILALKGLVPMVWLRSKTSPVEFLVGGAALLVMVLAVSHFHTAEPSKPSSAKGGKIKGILLKAPKPRHAYKPRVAFDPALDTGKKVLKRSHDVCGDGGMM, encoded by the coding sequence ATGGACACAACCATGGTTACGGTGATGGTTGTAGTAGATAACTTCGTTCGATTCATCTCCGCCATGATCTCAAGTCAGCCACACCAAGCCCGGGTCCCCAGTCCGGGCGAGGCCTTCGTCGAGATGGCCATCTTGGCGCTCAAGGGGCTGGTCCCCATGGTATGGCTTCGCAGCAAGACCTCCCCGGTTGAGTTTCTCGTTGGAGGGGCCGCACTGCTTGTGATGGTCCTCGCCGTCAGCCATTTCCATACTGCCGAGCCGAGCAAACCTTCTTCTGCCAAAGGAGGGAAGATAAAGggcatcctcctcaaggCGCCAAAGCCTCGACATGCGTACAAACCGAGGGTTGCATTTGACCCGGCGTTGGACACGGGTAAGAAGGTCCTGAAGCGGAGTCACGACGTGTGCGGAGATGGGGGAATGATGTAA
- a CDS encoding hypothetical protein (EggNog:ENOG503PXS9), with protein MHLPTSGQELEKRDIKEFWNKLISPWCKTFPKSLGCPKPEEPAPQPEPSPTTPTPTNPPLEAPVVPVPAPVPTTPASAPDTEKPPVNNTPVTNPVKTPAEDPPKNSAPTPGNSGSGGGSGNGSGNGSSPGTGSGAGNGSGGGSGNGSGNGSGSGSGSGSGSGSTPSPGVGQGSGSGSGSGSGSNQGSNPGTGSGSGSGSGSSNGSGSGSSSGNGSGSPTPTSGNSNSGSSGSGSSGNGNSGSNSNSGNGNQGAGSTTTGPQKAFPSTAGNALLAVDGTQDGQNQVTQKGADSATGGGYVPGSDYTSTDEFGYTYHGELDQNSGGVRGTSGTGTNNGSNPGSNDNTNNPNEKGSSPMIGIIGAVVSLLVVLLLLIALLYRYRRTRRVQAFLTRCTPFKIAPYSKKEKKRSSMGNGLLFSDVGDAADSAMYEKRSSMNYGTATAPPPPVSSSVTLPAAATIPPLRLDCAPSNNNNNNNNNNNLSLMDKRASSPTGGLLIDFSPLTPGLPTIPSPTIPRRSSQDSIGAASIASSGVFSPSLISWPMPPSTPGNSRPTTGTGCNWPVLQPETVPAVPRVIQQTSAAAASAPPSRPTTGGSHRYSLMPVIKPAQPALPSNWVKPKGWD; from the exons ATGCATCTTCCAACCTCTGGCCAAGAGCTAGAGAAAAGGGACATCAAGGAGTTCTGGAACAAGCTCATCAGCCCATGGTGCAAGACGTTTCCCAAGTCGCTGGGATGTCCCAAGCCTGAGGAGCCCGCCCCCCAGCCGGAGCCGAGCCCGACGACACCCACGCCGACGAACCCTCCATTGGAAGCTCCCGTGGTGCCGGTCCCCGCGCCGGTTCCTACCACCCCGGCATCGGCCCCGGATACGGAGAAGCCTCCTGTGAACAATACTCCGGTTACTAATCCAGTCAAGACACCAGCGGAGGACCCGCCAAAGAACAGTGCGCCTACGCCTGGGAACTcgggaagtggaggagggtcaGGAAATGGGTCGGGCAATGGGTCTAGTCCTGGAACAGGATCTGGTGCAGGGAACGGGTCGGGCGGTGGTTCCGGCAATGGCTCGGGGAATGGTTCAGGCAGTGGGTCGGGTTCAGGATCAGGTTCGGGCTCAACTCCCAGCCCTGGTGTAGGACAgggttctggttctggttctggttcggGTTCGGGTTCAAATCAAGGATCGAACCCAGGGActggctccggctccggctccggctccggctccagCAATGGGTCTGGTTCAGGATCGAGCTCTGGCAATGGCTCTGGttcgccaaccccaacctctgGGAACTCCAACTCTGGATCTTCTGGCTCGGGTTCATCTGGCAATGGCAACTCAGGATCCAACAGCAATTCAGGCAATGGCAACCAGGGAGCcggctcaacaacaacagggcCCCAAAAGGCgttcccctccaccgcagGAAACGCCCTCTTGGCTGTGGATGGCACCCAGGACGGACAGAACCAAGTCACCCAGAAAGGCGCCGACTCAGCCACAGGCGGCGGCTATGTTCCTGGCTCCGATTACACCTCCACCGACGAGTTTGGTTACACCTATCATGGCGAGCTTGACCAGAACTCAGGGGGCGTTCGCGGGACGTCAGGAACAGGCACCAACAACGGCTCAAATCCCGGCAGTAACGACAACACCAATAACCCCAACGAGAAAGGCTCCAGCCCCATGATCGGCATCATCGGAGCCGTAGTCT CCCTCCTGGTagtgctcctcctcctcatcgccctccttTACCGCTATCGCCGCACCCGCCGCGTCCAAGCCTTCCTGACAAGATGCACCCCCTTCAAAATCGCCCCTTACAgcaagaaggaaaagaaacgcTCATCAATGGGCAACGGCCTCTTATTCAGCGACGTCGGTGATGCAGCTGACTCGGCAATGTACGAGAAGCGAAGCAGCATGAACTACGGCACCGCCactgccccccctcccccagtcTCCTCATCGGTTACTCTCCCCGCCGCAGCCACGATCCCCCCCCTCAGGCTGGATTGCGCCCCTagtaacaacaacaacaacaacaacaacaacaacaacttaTCCCTAATGGACAAAcgcgcctcctcccccacggGCGGTCTGCTTATTGACTTTTCCCCTCTGACGCCAGGATTGCCAACTATTCCGTCTCCGACGATCCCCCGGCGGTCGAGTCAGGATTCCATCGGGGCGGCGAGTATAGCCTCTAGCGGGGTGTTTTCCCCTTCGTTGATCAGCTGGCCTATGCCGCCTTCTACGCCAGGGAATTCAAGACCGACGACGGGAACGGGGTGTAACTGGCCGGTGTTGCAGCCAGAGACGGTGCCGGCTGTGCCCCGGGTTATTCAACAGacatctgctgctgctgctagtGCACCGCCTTCAAGGCCGACAACGGGGGGTTCGCACAGATACAGTCTTATGCCTGTTATCAAGCCTGCTCAGCCGGCGCTGCCGAGCAACTGGGTTAAGCCCAAGGGGTGGGATTAG
- a CDS encoding hypothetical protein (COG:Q; EggNog:ENOG503NXW2) produces MASLLLPSPQLPRLANLLTSSILLHLLIVLLLLSLAYRVHRWHKLRHVPGPFLAGWTSLWLTRGFISYKVYEDMHALTKKYGPVVRVAPNKVIINNIDSIYRITSARSEYKKSDWYLLARVMPGADNLLSMRDPKLRAKRLRHVLPAFSGKNQDDFEPAVDKTISTLLDLINTKYLSSPSQHRLMNLAQKSHFYTLDSFGEIAYSQSFGSLDTDSDVLGIVKTGDVTFPLLSAVHNHHKIFQTIQKWPFYYLLPREGDKVGFGRVFGLALEIVNKRSREVGEEGVDKKRDMLQSMMDNGLEGDELRSEVAMSFFVGSDTVASAIRMTMLLLMTHPAVYRRLQEQIDDAAEKGKISRPVTNDEAKRHLPYMQAVIQESLRLFPPSSIVPFFKEVPETGDTVDGYYLPKGTTIGTGCVMWSMNRDEDFWGPDANLFRPERWLEANEERRTEMERCVDLIFGSGKFVCAGKKIAFMQMYKLFPELLRGYNWSLPDPLHLPTIDNPTIWDIHGLMVRIEKR; encoded by the exons ATGGCCTCCCTACTCCTACCATCCCCTCAGCTTCCCCGTCtagccaacctcctcacaaGCTCAatactcctccacctcctcatcgtcctccttctcctaAGTCTCGCCTACCGTGTCCACCGCTGGCATAAACTCCGTCATGTCCCTGGCCCCTTCCTAGCAGGATGGACCTCCCTCTGGCTCACCCGCGGCTTCATCAGCTACAAAGTCTACGAAGACATGCACGCCCTCACCAAGAAATATGGTCCTGTCGTCCGTGTAGCTCCAAACAAGGtgatcatcaacaacattgACTCCATCTACCGCATCACCAGCGCGCGGTCAGAGTACAAAAAGAGTGACTGGTACCTCCTCGCACGGGTGATGCCGGGGGCGGATAATCTCCTCTCAATGAGAGATCCAAAGCTGAGAGCCAAGAGGTTGAGACATGTCCTCCCAGCA TTCTCGGGCAAAAACCAAGACGACTTCGAACCCGCCGTTGACAaaaccatctccaccctcctcgacctcatcaacaccaaatacctctcatccccctcccaacaccgCCTCATGAACCTGGCCCAGAAATCCCACTTCTACACCTTGGACTCGTTCGGTGAAATAGCCTACAGCCAGTCCTTCGGCTCCCTGGACACCGACAGCGACgtcctcggcatcgtcaaAACAGGCGACGTGACCTTCCCTCTGCTCAGCGCGGtgcacaaccaccacaagatCTTCCAGACGATTCAAAAATGGCCTTTTTACTACCTCCTACCCAGGGAAGGGGACAAAGTCGGTTTCGGGAGGGTGTTTGGCCTGGCGCTGGAGATTGTGAACAAGAGGTcgagggaggttggggaggagggagtggatAAAAAGAGGGATATGCTGCAGAGCATGATGGACAatgggctggagggggatgagctgAGGAGTGAGGTTGCCATGTCTTT TTTTGTCGGGTCGGACACGGTTGCATCTGCCATCAGAATGACGATGTTGTTGCTCATGACACACCCCGCTGTGTATAGGCGTTTACAAGAGCAAATCGACGACGCCGCAGAGAAGGGCAAAATCAGCCGGCCGGTGACGAACGATGAGGCAAAGAGGCATCTTCCGTACATGCAGGCTGTGATTCAAGAGTCACTCCGGTTATTCCCCCCCTCGTCAATCGTCCCGTTTTTCAAGGAGGTCCCTGAGACGGGGGATACAGTCGACGGGTACTACCTCCCCAAGGGAACCACCATCGGCACAGGGTGTGTCATGTGGAGTATGAACCGCGACGAAGACTTCTGGGGTCCGGATGCGAACCTCTTCCGACCGGAGAGGTGGCTTGAAGCGAACGAGGAGAGACGGACCGAGATGGAACGGTGTGTGGATTTGATCTTTGGGAGTGGCAAGTTTGTCTGTGCTGGGAAGAAGATTGCGTTTATGCAGATGTACAAGTTGTTTCCCGAG TTACTGAGAGGGTATAACTGGTCTCTGCCAGATCCGTTGCACCTGCCAACGATTGATAACCCTACCATCTGGGATATCCACGGGTTGATGGTGCGGATAGAGAAGAGGTAG